TCAACCAAACACCGTGATGACTTTAGAAAATCACGGCGTGCCGCGCTTGGGTAATCCCGTCAGTCGAGGCGATCACCTCATCACAATCTCAATCGATATTCCCACCCGCATTACTCCCGAAGAACGAGAATTGCTGGAAAAGCTAGCTAAAATTCGGGGCGATCGCACTGGAAAAGGTGGTATAGAAGGATTTTTGGGAAATCTGTTCCACAAATGAATCAATCATTTTTGTCATCTGCCGATGCTCAACTCGATCTACGCGGGACTCCCTGCCCGATTAACTTCGTTCGCACTAAGTTACGATTAGAAAAAATGACTCCAGGCAGCTTGCTGGAAGTCTGGCTAGATCCAGGCGAACCAATCGAGCAAGTGCCGGATAGTTTAACGATGGCAGGATATCAAATCGAGCAAATTGAAAAACGCGATGGGTTTTTCGCGCTTCAGGTGAGGCATCCTGTGAAATGAATTCGGAATTTGGAATTCGGAATTATTTTCAACGATCTTGGCTATTTGCTAATTTTCTAAGCTTGAGAGTTTGTTAGTCATGCATGAATGATTTGCACAATTCTGAAATTCAACTCATAGAGGACACTTCACCTCTAGTGGGTACGGTAGTAGCAGTACAAGCAAACTACTACTGGGTAAGGTTAGATGCTCCAGGTTCAGAATTAACTACTCCCTCAGCTCCCTCAGCTCCCTCAGCTCTCTTGTGTACGCGGCGGGCGCGGTTGAAAAAGCTAGGACAGCAAGTCATGGTTGGCGATCGCGTTGTCATAGAAGAACCGGATTGGGCTGGTGGTCGAGGGGCAATTGGGGAAGTCTTACCCCGTCAAAGTCAGCTCGATCGTCCGGCGATCGCTAACGCGCAGCAAATTTTGCTGGTATTTGCCTTGGCAGAACCAGACCTCGACCCGTATCAATTGAGTAAGTTTTTAGTCAAAGCAGAGTCTACGGGGTTAGAAATTTGTCTGTGCTTGAATAAAAGCGATTTGCTCTCAGTCCAGCAGATCGATAATTGGCGCGATCGCCTAAATCGCTGGGGCTACCAACCTTTATTTATCAGTGTCCATCAAGGATTTGGAGTCGATCGAGTGAGCCAGCGCCTGCAAGAGAAAATAACCGTCATTGCTGGACCCTCTGGAGTGGGGAAATCGAGTTTAATCAACATGCTAATCCCAGAAGCAGGATTGCGAGTCGGAGAAGTATCGGGGAAACTGTTGCGGGGTCGCCACACGACGCGGCACGTCGAACTGTTTGAATTACCTACAGGGGGATTGCTAGCCGATACTCCTGGCTTTAATCAACCCGATCTTGACTGTACTCCAGAAGAGTTAGCAAGCTATTTTCCAGAAGCAAAACAACGCTTAGCCGTTGCTAGTTGTCAGTTTAGCGATTGCTTGCACCGCGACGAACCCAATTGTGTCGTGCGGGGCGACTGGGAACGTTACCAGCACTATTTGGACTTGTTGGAGGAGGCGATCGCCGATCGAGAACAGCTAGCTCGTCAAGCCAATCCTGAATCGAATTTAAAGCTGAAGACCAAACGGGGTAAAAGTCAGTACGAACCCAAACTAGAAACGAAAAAATATCGCCGCCAGTCTCGCCGGACGCAACAGCAATCTCTCCAGGAGTTATATCGAGAAGCAGAGGAATAGGGTCTAAAATTTAAAAAATATTAACTTAAAAAATTGGAGATTTTTATGGCTCCTAAAGTCGAAATCTACACCTGGAGATCCTGCCCGTTTTGCATTCGTGCCAAACAACTTCTTGCAAAAAAAGGCGTTGATTTTATCGAGTACAGTATTGATGGTGATGAAGCCGCTCGCAAACAGATGGCACACAGAGCAAACGGTCGCCGTTCTGTACCCCAAATCTTTATCGACGACCGCCACATTGGGGGATGCGATGACATTTACGATCTGGATTTCCAAGGCAAACTCGATCCGCTGCTAACCTCGGCTCAAGGAGCGTAAGCCATTGAGTTTAAAACTAGTTTTTATTATCGACCCGATCCACAAACTCGATCCAGGTCACGATACGAGCGTTGCTTTGATGGAAGCAGCGCAAGCTTTAGGACATGAAGTGTGGATAACTCAAGCTAGCCGCTTGGGGGTAGCTGAAGGTAAGGCATGGGCTGTTTTAGAACGCTTACAACTTCAACCCGTGCAGTTGGTGGATGGGCGCTGGGTAGCGGAACTGGTTTGGTACGATTTGAGCGATCGCACCTGGATGCCTTTAGAAAATTTTGATGCTGTGTTCATGCGGACAGATCCGCCTGTAGATATTCCCTACCTCTACGCTACTTACATTCTCGACTTCATCGATCGGAGCAAAACTTTAGTTGTCAATAATCCCCAAGGGTTGAGGGCAGCCAACGAAAAAATGTTTGCTCTACAATTTACTCATTTGATGCCAGAGACAATTGTGAGTGCGGATAAAAAGGTGATTCGCCAATTTTTAGCAACAAGAGGGGCAGCGATTCTCAAACCACTGGGACTCAAAGCAGGTGAAGGAATTATTTATCTTGAAGAGGGCGATCGCAATTTCAACTCAATTGTAGAAATTAGCACTTACCAAGCCAAAATGCCCGTGATGGTGCAAGAATTTATCCCTGCTGCGAAAGAAGGAGACAAGCGGATTATTCTACTCAACGGCGAACCCATCGGAGCTGTGAATCGAATTTCCACCAGCGACGACTTTCGTAATAACATGGCAGCTGGCGGTACGGTAGCCAAAACTGAAATTACAGACCGAGAACATCAGATCTGTAAGGATTTAGCTGTCAGCCTACAACAAAACGGCTTATACTTTGTCGGAATTGATGTTATCGGTGGCTATCTAACTGAAGTGAACGTCACCAGCCCTACAGGGATCCGAGAAATCGATAGGCTCAATGGAATTCGTCTGGGAGAAACGGTGATGCAATGGTTGGAAAAGGCGAAGGTTTGATCTAGGAAATGTAGAGACGTTACGTGTAACGTCTCTACTCCGATTCAAACAAAAAAGCTACTCGTCGTCAGACATATCCGTATCTTCGTCTTCATCTTCTTCGTGAGCTTTCACGGAGTTAGCTGAGACTACAGCACCCATGTCGAGTTTTTCTCGGACGAGTTTCTGAATTTCTTGAGCAACCTCAGTATTTTCTTCCAAATACTTAATCGTATTG
This window of the Chroococcidiopsis thermalis PCC 7203 genome carries:
- the gshB gene encoding glutathione synthase → MSLKLVFIIDPIHKLDPGHDTSVALMEAAQALGHEVWITQASRLGVAEGKAWAVLERLQLQPVQLVDGRWVAELVWYDLSDRTWMPLENFDAVFMRTDPPVDIPYLYATYILDFIDRSKTLVVNNPQGLRAANEKMFALQFTHLMPETIVSADKKVIRQFLATRGAAILKPLGLKAGEGIIYLEEGDRNFNSIVEISTYQAKMPVMVQEFIPAAKEGDKRIILLNGEPIGAVNRISTSDDFRNNMAAGGTVAKTEITDREHQICKDLAVSLQQNGLYFVGIDVIGGYLTEVNVTSPTGIREIDRLNGIRLGETVMQWLEKAKV
- a CDS encoding sulfurtransferase TusA family protein, which produces MNQSFLSSADAQLDLRGTPCPINFVRTKLRLEKMTPGSLLEVWLDPGEPIEQVPDSLTMAGYQIEQIEKRDGFFALQVRHPVK
- the grxC gene encoding glutaredoxin 3, encoding MAPKVEIYTWRSCPFCIRAKQLLAKKGVDFIEYSIDGDEAARKQMAHRANGRRSVPQIFIDDRHIGGCDDIYDLDFQGKLDPLLTSAQGA
- the rsgA gene encoding small ribosomal subunit biogenesis GTPase RsgA, whose protein sequence is MNDLHNSEIQLIEDTSPLVGTVVAVQANYYWVRLDAPGSELTTPSAPSAPSALLCTRRARLKKLGQQVMVGDRVVIEEPDWAGGRGAIGEVLPRQSQLDRPAIANAQQILLVFALAEPDLDPYQLSKFLVKAESTGLEICLCLNKSDLLSVQQIDNWRDRLNRWGYQPLFISVHQGFGVDRVSQRLQEKITVIAGPSGVGKSSLINMLIPEAGLRVGEVSGKLLRGRHTTRHVELFELPTGGLLADTPGFNQPDLDCTPEELASYFPEAKQRLAVASCQFSDCLHRDEPNCVVRGDWERYQHYLDLLEEAIADREQLARQANPESNLKLKTKRGKSQYEPKLETKKYRRQSRRTQQQSLQELYREAEE